A single genomic interval of Robbsia betulipollinis harbors:
- a CDS encoding transporter substrate-binding domain-containing protein has protein sequence MLHRLRCTAVLAAILCGAGLAHAAPAGPTLDGIRSSGVITIGVRDNSFPFSYLDNENHYLGFSVDISNAIVAAIKKKLAMPGLRVRELAVTSQNRIPLLQNNQIQFECSSTTHNVERSKQVNFSDTFFVIGTRLMVPKGSPVKDFADLKDKTVVTVAGSTSERILRGMNEHDGMRMRILSSVDAATAFVTLETGRAGAYMMDDPVLAGGRATAHDPGGWEIVGEPRSREAYGCMLPKDDAGFKELVDQVMSERQRDGTETANYRKWFLSPTPPKNVNLKFDMTPDIQALYAHPDDKPLQ, from the coding sequence ATGCTCCACCGTCTGCGCTGTACCGCCGTGCTTGCCGCCATTTTGTGCGGCGCCGGTCTCGCCCACGCCGCCCCTGCCGGTCCGACGCTGGACGGCATTCGCAGCTCCGGCGTCATCACCATCGGGGTACGCGACAATTCCTTTCCCTTTTCCTATCTCGATAACGAAAATCACTATCTCGGATTTTCGGTGGACATCAGCAACGCGATCGTCGCCGCGATCAAGAAGAAACTCGCGATGCCCGGGCTGCGCGTCCGGGAATTGGCCGTCACGTCCCAAAACCGCATTCCCCTGCTGCAGAACAACCAGATACAGTTCGAATGCAGCTCCACCACGCATAACGTCGAACGTTCCAAGCAGGTGAATTTCAGCGACACCTTCTTCGTCATCGGCACGCGCCTCATGGTGCCGAAGGGTTCCCCGGTCAAGGACTTCGCCGATCTGAAAGACAAGACCGTGGTCACGGTCGCCGGATCCACCTCGGAGCGGATCCTGCGCGGCATGAACGAGCACGACGGCATGCGCATGCGCATTCTCAGCTCGGTCGATGCCGCCACCGCTTTCGTTACGCTGGAGACCGGGCGCGCGGGCGCCTATATGATGGACGACCCCGTGTTGGCCGGCGGACGCGCCACCGCACACGACCCGGGCGGCTGGGAGATCGTCGGCGAGCCGCGCTCCCGCGAAGCCTATGGCTGCATGCTCCCGAAAGACGATGCCGGGTTCAAGGAGCTCGTCGACCAGGTAATGTCCGAACGGCAGCGCGACGGCACCGAGACGGCGAATTACCGCAAATGGTTTCTTTCCCCGACGCCGCCCAAGAACGTCAATCTTAAGTTCGATATGACGCCCGACATCCAGGCCCTGTACGCGCATCCCGACGACAAACCGTTGCAATAA
- a CDS encoding SGNH/GDSL hydrolase family protein — MFLSRKTLGRTRNTLSGIAFLMLAGCGGGHDGSTTSSTAAGGVDLQVVSFGDSLSDVGTYAGTGSAGFVRGRYTTNPGEVWTQKVAEYYGGTLTAAYLGGYGTPLVASTGLGYAQGGSRVTDPIGESHATTSATDYSAATTVPIVTQVQEYLSAHGTFNANQLVLINGGANDIFIQATTLVEAVAADVAAGMTLQAAITQETQTTLVPVATALAAQVAAVLAAGATHVVVSNVPDIGQTPLALALGTQGQAILTAVAQAYNTALYAALQSAGNLSKVVYVDAFTWQDNLSTNYVANGFTVSNTATACNLTAMAAVAVAAGLSDPTSYASSLYCTSAYLTAAGADQTYLFADDVHPTTHTHALFAAYVEQQIAASGLGK, encoded by the coding sequence ATGTTCCTGTCTCGCAAAACGCTCGGGCGTACAAGAAATACCTTGTCCGGTATCGCCTTTCTGATGCTCGCTGGCTGCGGCGGCGGCCACGATGGCAGCACGACGTCGAGCACCGCCGCGGGCGGTGTCGATCTGCAGGTCGTCTCGTTCGGCGACAGCCTGTCCGATGTCGGCACCTATGCGGGTACGGGATCGGCAGGTTTCGTCCGTGGACGCTATACCACCAACCCGGGCGAGGTCTGGACGCAGAAGGTCGCGGAATATTACGGTGGCACCCTCACCGCGGCCTATCTGGGCGGTTATGGCACGCCGCTGGTCGCATCGACCGGCCTGGGCTATGCGCAAGGCGGATCCCGCGTGACCGATCCCATTGGCGAGAGCCACGCCACGACCTCGGCGACGGATTACAGCGCGGCAACCACCGTCCCCATCGTCACCCAGGTGCAGGAATACCTGAGCGCCCACGGGACGTTCAACGCCAATCAGCTCGTGCTGATCAACGGCGGCGCGAACGACATCTTCATCCAGGCCACCACCCTGGTGGAAGCGGTGGCGGCCGACGTCGCGGCCGGCATGACGCTGCAAGCGGCCATTACGCAGGAAACGCAGACCACGCTGGTGCCGGTGGCCACCGCCCTGGCGGCGCAGGTGGCCGCCGTGCTGGCGGCGGGCGCCACGCATGTCGTGGTATCCAATGTTCCGGATATCGGACAGACGCCGCTCGCGCTGGCGTTGGGGACGCAGGGCCAGGCGATCCTGACCGCGGTCGCCCAGGCCTACAACACCGCACTGTATGCGGCCTTGCAGAGCGCCGGCAATCTGAGCAAGGTGGTGTACGTCGACGCCTTCACCTGGCAGGACAATCTGTCGACGAACTATGTTGCCAACGGCTTCACGGTATCGAATACCGCGACCGCCTGCAATCTGACGGCGATGGCCGCCGTGGCCGTGGCGGCTGGACTGTCCGATCCGACGTCGTACGCGTCGTCCCTGTATTGCACATCGGCCTATCTCACCGCGGCCGGTGCCGATCAGACCTACCTTTTCGCCGACGATGTACACCCGACCACGCATACGCATGCCCTGTTCGCGGCGTATGTGGAACAGCAGATCGCCGCCAGCGGGCTGGGTAAATAA
- a CDS encoding squalene/phytoene synthase family protein, whose translation MKPLDYCQQKAAPPGSTLYYALQQARPARRPALTALHAYRRELADTVLESSDPSIAQAKLDWWRRETLSLSQGAPSHPVSHALAATLPRLCQAPAPLFALIDGFEQDLRQARYLDLTGLKNYLAVVSGDFTEQIARASRRNDATAAVVPSERDAAAPAPTKDAPSAARAPSWAHRLGVALSFASIIADLGADARHGRIYLPISEMQQFGVSAADILNRRYSTAFTALMAFQTARARSELHASLDAIPRAERRSQASLRAQAAMALRLLAEIEASGFQVLHQRIALTPVRNLLVAWWAARR comes from the coding sequence GTGAAACCCCTCGACTACTGCCAGCAGAAAGCGGCGCCCCCCGGCTCGACGCTCTATTACGCGCTTCAGCAGGCGCGTCCGGCGCGGCGTCCTGCCCTCACTGCCCTGCATGCCTACCGGCGCGAACTGGCGGATACCGTACTGGAATCCAGCGATCCAAGCATCGCGCAGGCCAAGCTGGACTGGTGGCGGCGCGAAACGCTGAGTCTGTCGCAAGGCGCGCCGTCCCATCCGGTCTCGCACGCGCTCGCCGCCACCTTGCCCAGGCTTTGCCAGGCGCCGGCGCCGCTCTTCGCACTCATCGACGGCTTCGAGCAGGATCTGCGGCAAGCGCGGTATCTGGACCTGACGGGATTGAAGAACTATCTGGCAGTAGTGTCAGGGGATTTCACCGAACAGATCGCGCGCGCCTCGCGGCGCAACGACGCAACCGCCGCCGTGGTGCCCTCGGAGCGGGACGCCGCCGCACCTGCGCCGACAAAGGACGCGCCCTCCGCCGCGCGCGCCCCGTCCTGGGCGCATCGGCTGGGCGTGGCGTTGTCGTTCGCGTCGATCATCGCCGACCTCGGCGCGGACGCGCGGCATGGCCGGATCTATCTGCCGATCAGTGAAATGCAGCAGTTCGGGGTGAGCGCCGCCGATATCCTGAACCGCCGCTACAGCACGGCCTTTACCGCCCTGATGGCGTTTCAGACGGCACGGGCACGCAGTGAACTGCATGCGTCGCTCGACGCGATCCCGCGCGCCGAGCGACGCTCCCAGGCTTCCCTGCGGGCCCAGGCGGCCATGGCGCTGCGACTGCTCGCGGAAATCGAGGCGTCCGGCTTCCAGGTGCTGCACCAGCGCATTGCCCTGACGCCAGTGCGCAATCTGCTCGTCGCATGGTGGGCGGCACGCCGCTAG
- a CDS encoding DUF1501 domain-containing protein, with protein MNRRRFVVSTLSAASLTVVGSSRVHAASRWPDTHRAEPGPGRAPSVMPPQSRHLIVIELAGGNDGLNTVVPVTDPLYRRLRPTLALDATQTVPLDGTRHLHVALTPLLPLWRAGEFAIVEGVGARGPGLGHFRAAQVRRSGSRVDVHQHDDWLDRALAAQAAAGVPAGTVWRPNGGGNAAPAHAGRFSDVAHRAADELIATSGMSVMRLTVPGFDTHCRQGVRHATALTELAGGIAVLHRRLQRAGRWNDVVIMTTSEFGRAAAENAEGGTEHGGAAPQLLLGGHLRGGFHGVPPRLDAHGGTIAPGVDHRRVLAAILESWWGMKPAAVLADAPAALPGLFRV; from the coding sequence ATGAATCGTCGCCGCTTTGTTGTCTCCACACTCTCCGCCGCCAGCCTGACCGTGGTTGGCTCGTCGCGCGTACACGCCGCGTCCCGCTGGCCGGACACGCATCGCGCCGAACCGGGTCCCGGCCGCGCGCCATCCGTCATGCCGCCGCAGTCCCGGCACCTGATCGTGATCGAACTGGCTGGCGGCAATGACGGCCTGAACACGGTCGTACCCGTGACGGACCCGCTATACCGAAGATTGCGCCCGACGCTGGCGCTCGACGCTACGCAGACCGTGCCGCTCGACGGCACCCGGCATCTGCATGTCGCGTTGACGCCGTTGCTGCCGCTGTGGCGTGCCGGCGAATTTGCCATCGTCGAGGGCGTCGGCGCACGGGGTCCCGGCCTGGGGCATTTCCGGGCGGCCCAGGTGCGGCGCAGCGGTTCCCGTGTCGATGTGCATCAGCACGACGATTGGCTCGATCGCGCGTTGGCCGCGCAAGCCGCGGCAGGTGTGCCTGCCGGTACGGTATGGCGCCCCAACGGGGGTGGAAACGCGGCGCCGGCGCATGCGGGCCGCTTCAGCGACGTTGCGCACCGCGCCGCGGACGAACTGATCGCCACCAGCGGCATGAGCGTCATGCGTCTCACCGTGCCCGGTTTCGATACGCATTGCCGGCAAGGCGTACGCCATGCCACCGCGTTGACCGAGCTCGCGGGCGGCATCGCCGTGCTGCACCGACGTCTGCAGCGAGCCGGACGCTGGAACGATGTGGTCATCATGACCACGTCCGAATTTGGCCGCGCCGCCGCCGAGAATGCCGAAGGCGGCACGGAGCATGGCGGTGCCGCGCCGCAACTGCTGCTGGGCGGGCACCTGCGGGGCGGTTTTCACGGTGTGCCTCCGCGGCTCGACGCGCATGGCGGTACGATCGCGCCCGGCGTCGACCACCGCCGCGTGCTTGCCGCGATTCTGGAATCCTGGTGGGGCATGAAGCCCGCCGCGGTGCTCGCCGATGCGCCGGCGGCCTTGCCGGGGCTGTTTCGGGTCTAG
- the ompR gene encoding osmolarity response regulator transcription factor OmpR — protein METKSPSKILVVDDDPRLRDLLRRYLGEQGFNVYVAENAPSMNKLWVRERFDLLVLDLMLPGEDGLSICRRLRGGNDRTPIIMLTAKGEDVDRIVGLEMGADDYLPKPFNPRELVARIHAVLRRRAPTELPGAPSETAETFEFGEFALNLATRTLTKAGNEIPLTTGEFSVLKVFARHPRQPLSREKLMELARGREYEVFDRSLDVQISRLRKLIEPDPGSPRFIQTVWGLGYVFIPDGAA, from the coding sequence ATGGAAACCAAAAGCCCATCAAAAATACTCGTCGTCGACGACGACCCCCGACTGCGCGACCTGCTGCGTCGCTATCTCGGAGAGCAAGGTTTCAACGTTTACGTCGCCGAGAACGCGCCGTCGATGAACAAGCTCTGGGTGCGCGAGCGCTTCGACCTGCTGGTCCTGGATCTGATGCTGCCTGGCGAGGATGGGTTGTCGATCTGCCGGCGTCTGCGCGGTGGCAACGATCGCACGCCCATCATCATGCTGACGGCGAAGGGCGAGGATGTGGACCGCATCGTCGGACTGGAAATGGGCGCCGACGATTACCTGCCGAAGCCGTTCAATCCGCGCGAGCTGGTTGCGCGTATCCATGCGGTACTGCGCCGCCGCGCGCCGACGGAATTGCCCGGCGCGCCGTCCGAGACGGCGGAAACCTTCGAGTTCGGCGAATTCGCGCTGAATCTGGCGACTCGCACGCTGACGAAGGCCGGCAACGAGATCCCCCTGACCACCGGGGAATTCTCGGTGCTGAAGGTCTTCGCCCGCCACCCGCGGCAACCGCTGTCGCGGGAGAAGCTGATGGAACTGGCACGCGGGCGCGAATACGAGGTATTCGACCGCAGTCTGGACGTGCAGATCTCGCGTCTGCGCAAGCTCATCGAGCCGGACCCGGGCAGTCCGCGTTTCATTCAGACGGTCTGGGGTCTGGGCTATGTGTTCATCCCGGATGGCGCGGCCTAG
- a CDS encoding ATP-binding protein, whose translation MSTLLTHRIDRRLLTLAFGGLFWRTFLLIALLIAVSLTAWFQSFRVIEREPRAQRVALQLVAIVKLTRTALLYSDPDLRRALLQDLESNEGVRVYPREPGDRFVQQPDGPVNRLIESDLRKRLGDDTAIAASVNGIGGVWISFKIDDDDYWVSLNRDQLDSVTGLQWIGWGVFALALSLFGAAFITSLVNRPFARLAWAARKVGSGQTPDALPERGLGVAADTNRSFNQMVRDLEQLEADRALMLAGISHDLRTPLARLRLETEMSPADEMTKDAMVDDIEQMDRIIGRFLDYARPGQRAQEPIDFSLLVGDAVGRLENDEQTVLDTQLAPQVVVEAEPTDMRRIVDNLVENARKYGRSMSDEKIHLSVSLSIADSRAVLVVRDQGAGIPEDQLAFVTRPFYRVDEARTKADGTGLGMAIVQRLVTRHRGTLRIANRAPGPGLEVTLSFPLIKQSAATMSVLPETLA comes from the coding sequence TTGTCCACGCTCCTGACGCACAGAATCGACCGGCGCCTGCTCACGCTGGCGTTCGGCGGCCTCTTCTGGCGTACCTTCCTGTTGATCGCCCTGTTGATCGCGGTGAGCCTGACCGCCTGGTTCCAGAGTTTCCGGGTGATCGAGCGCGAACCCCGCGCGCAACGCGTGGCGCTGCAACTGGTGGCCATCGTCAAGCTGACGCGCACCGCCCTGCTCTACTCCGATCCCGACCTGCGCCGCGCGCTACTGCAGGATCTCGAAAGCAACGAGGGAGTGCGGGTGTACCCGCGCGAGCCGGGCGACCGCTTCGTGCAGCAACCGGACGGGCCGGTGAACCGTCTGATCGAGTCGGACCTGCGCAAGCGCCTCGGCGACGATACGGCGATCGCCGCCTCGGTCAACGGCATCGGCGGCGTGTGGATCAGTTTCAAGATCGACGACGACGATTACTGGGTGTCGCTCAACCGCGATCAGCTGGACAGCGTGACGGGCCTGCAATGGATCGGGTGGGGAGTCTTCGCGCTGGCGCTGTCGCTCTTCGGCGCCGCGTTCATCACCAGTCTGGTGAATCGGCCGTTCGCACGGCTGGCGTGGGCGGCGCGCAAGGTCGGTTCGGGGCAAACCCCCGACGCGCTGCCGGAACGCGGCCTGGGCGTCGCGGCCGATACCAATCGCAGTTTCAACCAGATGGTGCGGGACCTCGAGCAGCTGGAAGCGGACCGGGCGCTGATGCTCGCGGGCATTTCCCACGATCTGCGCACGCCGCTCGCGCGGCTGCGTCTGGAAACGGAAATGAGTCCGGCCGACGAGATGACCAAGGACGCGATGGTCGACGACATCGAGCAGATGGATCGGATCATCGGCCGTTTCCTGGACTACGCGCGGCCGGGACAGCGCGCGCAGGAACCGATCGATTTCTCGCTGCTGGTGGGCGACGCGGTGGGACGGCTCGAAAACGACGAGCAGACGGTGCTGGATACGCAACTGGCACCGCAGGTGGTGGTCGAGGCCGAACCGACGGATATGCGCCGCATCGTCGACAATCTGGTGGAGAACGCCCGGAAATACGGGCGCAGCATGAGCGACGAAAAGATCCACCTGTCGGTGAGCCTGTCCATAGCGGATTCGCGCGCGGTGCTGGTGGTGCGCGACCAGGGAGCCGGCATCCCCGAAGATCAACTGGCTTTCGTCACGCGCCCGTTCTATCGGGTCGACGAAGCGCGCACGAAGGCCGACGGCACGGGCCTGGGCATGGCGATCGTCCAGCGTCTGGTGACGCGCCACCGCGGCACGCTGCGCATCGCGAATCGCGCTCCGGGCCCGGGTCTCGAAGTCACGCTATCATTTCCCCTGATCAAGCAGAGCGCAGCGACGATGAGCGTCCTGCCCGAGACCTTGGCCTGA
- a CDS encoding peroxiredoxin: MKTVGDKLETFSVPAARPGFNHAEQDGESAFEILTEQSFPGQWKILYFYPRDFSLLCPTEIIGFARLVRAFEERDAVVLGGSVDNEFVKLAWRRENPDLSELNHYSFGDTKGDLVDQLGIRDAQSGVTLRATFIVDPDNVIQHVSVNNLAVGRSPDETLRILDALQTGELCRGDRPIGG, encoded by the coding sequence ATGAAAACCGTGGGCGACAAGCTGGAAACCTTCTCGGTTCCCGCTGCCCGGCCTGGCTTCAATCATGCCGAGCAGGATGGCGAATCCGCATTCGAGATCTTGACCGAGCAGTCCTTTCCGGGGCAATGGAAGATTCTGTACTTCTATCCGCGCGACTTCAGTCTGCTGTGCCCCACCGAGATCATCGGTTTCGCGCGCCTGGTGAGGGCTTTCGAGGAACGCGACGCGGTGGTGCTGGGCGGCAGCGTCGACAACGAGTTCGTGAAACTCGCATGGCGGCGCGAGAATCCGGATCTGTCGGAACTGAATCATTACTCGTTCGGCGACACGAAGGGCGACCTGGTGGACCAGTTGGGCATTCGGGACGCGCAAAGCGGCGTGACGTTGCGGGCCACCTTCATCGTCGACCCGGACAACGTCATACAACATGTGTCGGTCAACAATCTCGCGGTGGGACGCAGCCCCGACGAGACGCTGCGAATACTCGACGCGCTGCAAACCGGGGAATTGTGCCGGGGTGACCGACCCATCGGCGGCTAG
- the ispF gene encoding 2-C-methyl-D-erythritol 2,4-cyclodiphosphate synthase: protein MNIRVGQGYDIHALVAGRPLIIGGIEIPYERGLLGHSDADVLLHAVTDALLGAAGLGDIGRHFPDTDPAFKGANSRVLLAEAARRVRAAGWRVGNVDSTVIAQQPKLAPHIAAMCASIAEDLDIAVDAVNVKAKTNEKLGSLGRMEGIAAQAIVLLTRD, encoded by the coding sequence ATGAACATCAGAGTCGGACAGGGTTATGACATCCACGCGCTGGTCGCCGGCCGGCCCCTGATCATCGGCGGTATCGAGATCCCGTACGAACGCGGCCTGCTCGGCCATTCCGACGCCGATGTCCTGCTCCACGCGGTGACCGACGCCTTGCTGGGCGCGGCGGGCCTGGGCGATATCGGTCGCCATTTTCCCGACACCGATCCCGCTTTCAAGGGCGCGAACAGCCGCGTGCTTCTGGCCGAGGCCGCGCGCCGCGTGCGGGCCGCCGGCTGGCGCGTGGGCAATGTCGACAGCACCGTGATCGCCCAGCAGCCGAAACTCGCGCCCCACATCGCCGCGATGTGCGCGTCGATCGCCGAGGATCTCGATATCGCCGTCGACGCCGTTAATGTCAAGGCCAAGACCAACGAGAAGCTCGGTTCGCTGGGCCGCATGGAAGGCATCGCCGCGCAGGCGATCGTCCTGCTCACACGGGATTGA
- a CDS encoding IspD/TarI family cytidylyltransferase — translation MAQELRVNDRLFALIPCAGSGMRAGGGLPKQYRTVAGRNLLHHTLAAFDACSEFAQTLVVLAADDTGFDPRRFTGLRYAVRRCGGASRQVSVQNGLLTLMREFGARDTDWVLVHDAARPGITPGLIRALIAAVSGDAIGGIVALPVADTIKRSAPAGDPGDPGGAPGTGSKIGNAAGSDSVPRIRATESRDHLWLAQTPQMFRLGLLRGALDTAARNGSVVTDEASAIEALGHAPLLVRGNLRNFKVTYPEDFELAESVLGGADKDRK, via the coding sequence ATGGCACAGGAACTCAGGGTCAACGACCGTCTCTTCGCACTCATTCCATGCGCCGGCAGCGGCATGCGCGCTGGCGGCGGTCTGCCCAAGCAATATCGTACTGTCGCCGGACGCAACTTGCTGCATCATACGCTTGCCGCGTTCGATGCCTGTTCGGAGTTCGCGCAAACGCTGGTGGTGCTGGCCGCCGATGACACGGGTTTCGACCCGCGCCGCTTCACCGGCCTGCGCTATGCGGTGCGGCGGTGCGGCGGCGCGAGCCGGCAGGTCAGCGTGCAGAACGGTCTGCTCACGCTGATGCGGGAATTCGGCGCGCGCGACACGGACTGGGTGCTGGTACACGACGCGGCGCGGCCCGGCATCACGCCGGGGCTGATCCGCGCCCTGATCGCCGCGGTGAGCGGGGACGCCATCGGCGGCATCGTCGCCTTGCCCGTCGCCGATACCATCAAGCGTTCCGCCCCGGCCGGAGATCCCGGGGACCCGGGCGGCGCGCCGGGCACGGGGAGCAAAATCGGAAATGCAGCAGGGAGCGACAGCGTGCCGCGCATCCGGGCGACCGAATCGCGCGATCATCTGTGGTTGGCGCAAACGCCGCAGATGTTTCGCCTGGGGCTGTTGCGCGGCGCACTCGACACCGCCGCGCGCAACGGCAGCGTCGTCACCGACGAGGCCAGCGCGATCGAGGCGTTGGGTCATGCGCCCTTGCTGGTGCGCGGCAATCTTCGTAATTTCAAGGTTACCTACCCGGAGGATTTCGAACTGGCGGAATCGGTTCTGGGCGGGGCCGACAAGGATAGAAAATGA